One Megalopta genalis isolate 19385.01 chromosome 5, iyMegGena1_principal, whole genome shotgun sequence DNA window includes the following coding sequences:
- the LOC117221054 gene encoding uncharacterized protein F13E9.13, mitochondrial isoform X6: protein MVHVGALPGTPLYKWDTEKILRDAVGDAAIYRDCKVDGVLVENMNDVPYVKAGDVLPETTAMMTRICTEIRKALPDNLPCGVQILAGCNKEAIAVAKAADFQFVRAEGYVFSHVADEGFTDACAGSLLRYRSQIDADDVLVFADVKKKHSSHAVTSDVSLSETVKAAEFFLADGIVLTGTATGEPASTAELAEIKRAAKGPVLIGSGVTIDNVDEYLSSDAVIVGSHFKAEGLWSNPVVEQRVRDFMRKMNAL, encoded by the exons ATGGTGCACGTCGGTGCTCTACCCG GGACGCCGCTGTACAAATGGGACACGGAGAAGATCCTGAGGGACGCGGTCGGCGATGCCGCGATTTACAGGGACTGCAAAGTT GACGGCGTCCTGGTGGAGAACATGAACGACGTTCCGTACGTGAAGGCCGGCGACGTGCTGCCCGAGACCACGGCCATGATGACCAGAATCTGCACGGAGATAAGAAAAGCGTTGCCCGATAATCTGCCGTGCGGTGTACAG ATTTTGGCAGGGTGCAACAAGGAAGCGATCGCGGTTGCGAAGGCTGCCGACTTCCAGTTCGTCAGGGCGGAGGGTTACGTCTTCTCGCACGTCGCCGACGAGGGCTTCACGGACGCCTGCGCCGGCTCGTTGCTGCGATACAGGAGCCAGATCGACGCCGACGACGTTCTCGTCTTCGCCGACGTGAAAAAAAAGCATAG TTCACATGCGGTCACCTCGGACGTGAGCTTATCGGAGACGGTGAAGGCGGCTGAGTTTTTCTTGGCCGATGGAATTGTACTGACAGGAACTGCCACTGGCGAACCGGCCAGCACCGCGGAGCTCGCGG AGATCAAGCGTGCTGCCAAAGGCCCCGTGCTGATCGGCTCCGGTGTGACAATAGACAACGTGGACGAGTACCTGTCCTCGGACGCGGTCATCGTGGGCTCGCATTTCAAGGCCGAAGGGCTGTGGAGCAACCCAGTGGTGGAGCAAAGGGTCCGCGACTTCATGAGGAAGATGAATGCATTGTGA
- the LOC117221054 gene encoding uncharacterized protein F13E9.13, mitochondrial isoform X4, protein MLRFRRCFAGRRCSVIGMVHVGALPGTPLYKWDTEKILRDAVGDAAIYRDCKVDGVLVENMNDVPYVKAGDVLPETTAMMTRICTEIRKALPDNLPCGVQILAGCNKEAIAVAKAADFQFVRAEGYVFSHVADEGFTDACAGSLLRYRSQIDADDVLVFADVKKKHSSHAVTSDVSLSETVKAAEFFLADGIVLTGTATGEPASTAELAEIKRAAKGPVLIGSGVTIDNVDEYLSSDAVIVGSHFKAEGLWSNPVVEQRVRDFMRKMNAL, encoded by the exons ATGTTACGTTTTCGCAGATGTTTCGCTGGCAGACGGTGTTCCGTGATCGGAATGGTGCACGTCGGTGCTCTACCCG GGACGCCGCTGTACAAATGGGACACGGAGAAGATCCTGAGGGACGCGGTCGGCGATGCCGCGATTTACAGGGACTGCAAAGTT GACGGCGTCCTGGTGGAGAACATGAACGACGTTCCGTACGTGAAGGCCGGCGACGTGCTGCCCGAGACCACGGCCATGATGACCAGAATCTGCACGGAGATAAGAAAAGCGTTGCCCGATAATCTGCCGTGCGGTGTACAG ATTTTGGCAGGGTGCAACAAGGAAGCGATCGCGGTTGCGAAGGCTGCCGACTTCCAGTTCGTCAGGGCGGAGGGTTACGTCTTCTCGCACGTCGCCGACGAGGGCTTCACGGACGCCTGCGCCGGCTCGTTGCTGCGATACAGGAGCCAGATCGACGCCGACGACGTTCTCGTCTTCGCCGACGTGAAAAAAAAGCATAG TTCACATGCGGTCACCTCGGACGTGAGCTTATCGGAGACGGTGAAGGCGGCTGAGTTTTTCTTGGCCGATGGAATTGTACTGACAGGAACTGCCACTGGCGAACCGGCCAGCACCGCGGAGCTCGCGG AGATCAAGCGTGCTGCCAAAGGCCCCGTGCTGATCGGCTCCGGTGTGACAATAGACAACGTGGACGAGTACCTGTCCTCGGACGCGGTCATCGTGGGCTCGCATTTCAAGGCCGAAGGGCTGTGGAGCAACCCAGTGGTGGAGCAAAGGGTCCGCGACTTCATGAGGAAGATGAATGCATTGTGA
- the LOC117221054 gene encoding uncharacterized protein F13E9.13, mitochondrial isoform X2, whose product MVTAEISGHSCGIYLGTTCAWQVIKRDREIKQRTCDFDRGDVTFSQMFRWQTVFRDRNGARRCSTRLRGGSLTGASDIVREMPPRGLSFVPDAGGTISWTPLYKWDTEKILRDAVGDAAIYRDCKVDGVLVENMNDVPYVKAGDVLPETTAMMTRICTEIRKALPDNLPCGVQILAGCNKEAIAVAKAADFQFVRAEGYVFSHVADEGFTDACAGSLLRYRSQIDADDVLVFADVKKKHSSHAVTSDVSLSETVKAAEFFLADGIVLTGTATGEPASTAELAEIKRAAKGPVLIGSGVTIDNVDEYLSSDAVIVGSHFKAEGLWSNPVVEQRVRDFMRKMNAL is encoded by the exons ATGGTCACAGCTGAGATTTCCGGCCACAGTTGCGGCATTTATCTCGGAACGACGTGTGCCTGGCAAGTGATTAAACGTGACCGTGAAATAAAACAGCGGACGTGCGATTTTGATCGCGGCGATGTTACGTTTTCGCAGATGTTTCGCTGGCAGACGGTGTTCCGTGATCGGAATGGTGCACGTCGGTGCTCTACCCG ATTGCGAGGAGGCTCGTTAACCGGCGCGTCCGACATCGTTCGTGAAATGCCGCCGCGCGGCTTATCGTTTGTTCCTGATGCAGGAGGAACTATCAGTT GGACGCCGCTGTACAAATGGGACACGGAGAAGATCCTGAGGGACGCGGTCGGCGATGCCGCGATTTACAGGGACTGCAAAGTT GACGGCGTCCTGGTGGAGAACATGAACGACGTTCCGTACGTGAAGGCCGGCGACGTGCTGCCCGAGACCACGGCCATGATGACCAGAATCTGCACGGAGATAAGAAAAGCGTTGCCCGATAATCTGCCGTGCGGTGTACAG ATTTTGGCAGGGTGCAACAAGGAAGCGATCGCGGTTGCGAAGGCTGCCGACTTCCAGTTCGTCAGGGCGGAGGGTTACGTCTTCTCGCACGTCGCCGACGAGGGCTTCACGGACGCCTGCGCCGGCTCGTTGCTGCGATACAGGAGCCAGATCGACGCCGACGACGTTCTCGTCTTCGCCGACGTGAAAAAAAAGCATAG TTCACATGCGGTCACCTCGGACGTGAGCTTATCGGAGACGGTGAAGGCGGCTGAGTTTTTCTTGGCCGATGGAATTGTACTGACAGGAACTGCCACTGGCGAACCGGCCAGCACCGCGGAGCTCGCGG AGATCAAGCGTGCTGCCAAAGGCCCCGTGCTGATCGGCTCCGGTGTGACAATAGACAACGTGGACGAGTACCTGTCCTCGGACGCGGTCATCGTGGGCTCGCATTTCAAGGCCGAAGGGCTGTGGAGCAACCCAGTGGTGGAGCAAAGGGTCCGCGACTTCATGAGGAAGATGAATGCATTGTGA
- the LOC117221054 gene encoding uncharacterized protein F13E9.13, mitochondrial isoform X1, with product MVVFQPPLSDRNKTIVREPNQLIAESKFRETDMVTAEISGHSCGIYLGTTCAWQVIKRDREIKQRTCDFDRGDVTFSQMFRWQTVFRDRNGARRCSTRLRGGSLTGASDIVREMPPRGLSFVPDAGGTISWTPLYKWDTEKILRDAVGDAAIYRDCKVDGVLVENMNDVPYVKAGDVLPETTAMMTRICTEIRKALPDNLPCGVQILAGCNKEAIAVAKAADFQFVRAEGYVFSHVADEGFTDACAGSLLRYRSQIDADDVLVFADVKKKHSSHAVTSDVSLSETVKAAEFFLADGIVLTGTATGEPASTAELAEIKRAAKGPVLIGSGVTIDNVDEYLSSDAVIVGSHFKAEGLWSNPVVEQRVRDFMRKMNAL from the exons ATGGTTGTTTTTCAGCCGCCTTTATCGGACAGAAATAAAACAATCGTCCGCGAGCCGAATCAGCTGATTGCCGAGTCGAAATTCCGCGAAACGGACATGGTCACAGCTGAGATTTCCGGCCACAGTTGCGGCATTTATCTCGGAACGACGTGTGCCTGGCAAGTGATTAAACGTGACCGTGAAATAAAACAGCGGACGTGCGATTTTGATCGCGGCGATGTTACGTTTTCGCAGATGTTTCGCTGGCAGACGGTGTTCCGTGATCGGAATGGTGCACGTCGGTGCTCTACCCG ATTGCGAGGAGGCTCGTTAACCGGCGCGTCCGACATCGTTCGTGAAATGCCGCCGCGCGGCTTATCGTTTGTTCCTGATGCAGGAGGAACTATCAGTT GGACGCCGCTGTACAAATGGGACACGGAGAAGATCCTGAGGGACGCGGTCGGCGATGCCGCGATTTACAGGGACTGCAAAGTT GACGGCGTCCTGGTGGAGAACATGAACGACGTTCCGTACGTGAAGGCCGGCGACGTGCTGCCCGAGACCACGGCCATGATGACCAGAATCTGCACGGAGATAAGAAAAGCGTTGCCCGATAATCTGCCGTGCGGTGTACAG ATTTTGGCAGGGTGCAACAAGGAAGCGATCGCGGTTGCGAAGGCTGCCGACTTCCAGTTCGTCAGGGCGGAGGGTTACGTCTTCTCGCACGTCGCCGACGAGGGCTTCACGGACGCCTGCGCCGGCTCGTTGCTGCGATACAGGAGCCAGATCGACGCCGACGACGTTCTCGTCTTCGCCGACGTGAAAAAAAAGCATAG TTCACATGCGGTCACCTCGGACGTGAGCTTATCGGAGACGGTGAAGGCGGCTGAGTTTTTCTTGGCCGATGGAATTGTACTGACAGGAACTGCCACTGGCGAACCGGCCAGCACCGCGGAGCTCGCGG AGATCAAGCGTGCTGCCAAAGGCCCCGTGCTGATCGGCTCCGGTGTGACAATAGACAACGTGGACGAGTACCTGTCCTCGGACGCGGTCATCGTGGGCTCGCATTTCAAGGCCGAAGGGCTGTGGAGCAACCCAGTGGTGGAGCAAAGGGTCCGCGACTTCATGAGGAAGATGAATGCATTGTGA
- the LOC117221054 gene encoding uncharacterized protein F13E9.13, mitochondrial isoform X3, giving the protein MFRWQTVFRDRNGARRCSTRLRGGSLTGASDIVREMPPRGLSFVPDAGGTISWTPLYKWDTEKILRDAVGDAAIYRDCKVDGVLVENMNDVPYVKAGDVLPETTAMMTRICTEIRKALPDNLPCGVQILAGCNKEAIAVAKAADFQFVRAEGYVFSHVADEGFTDACAGSLLRYRSQIDADDVLVFADVKKKHSSHAVTSDVSLSETVKAAEFFLADGIVLTGTATGEPASTAELAEIKRAAKGPVLIGSGVTIDNVDEYLSSDAVIVGSHFKAEGLWSNPVVEQRVRDFMRKMNAL; this is encoded by the exons ATGTTTCGCTGGCAGACGGTGTTCCGTGATCGGAATGGTGCACGTCGGTGCTCTACCCG ATTGCGAGGAGGCTCGTTAACCGGCGCGTCCGACATCGTTCGTGAAATGCCGCCGCGCGGCTTATCGTTTGTTCCTGATGCAGGAGGAACTATCAGTT GGACGCCGCTGTACAAATGGGACACGGAGAAGATCCTGAGGGACGCGGTCGGCGATGCCGCGATTTACAGGGACTGCAAAGTT GACGGCGTCCTGGTGGAGAACATGAACGACGTTCCGTACGTGAAGGCCGGCGACGTGCTGCCCGAGACCACGGCCATGATGACCAGAATCTGCACGGAGATAAGAAAAGCGTTGCCCGATAATCTGCCGTGCGGTGTACAG ATTTTGGCAGGGTGCAACAAGGAAGCGATCGCGGTTGCGAAGGCTGCCGACTTCCAGTTCGTCAGGGCGGAGGGTTACGTCTTCTCGCACGTCGCCGACGAGGGCTTCACGGACGCCTGCGCCGGCTCGTTGCTGCGATACAGGAGCCAGATCGACGCCGACGACGTTCTCGTCTTCGCCGACGTGAAAAAAAAGCATAG TTCACATGCGGTCACCTCGGACGTGAGCTTATCGGAGACGGTGAAGGCGGCTGAGTTTTTCTTGGCCGATGGAATTGTACTGACAGGAACTGCCACTGGCGAACCGGCCAGCACCGCGGAGCTCGCGG AGATCAAGCGTGCTGCCAAAGGCCCCGTGCTGATCGGCTCCGGTGTGACAATAGACAACGTGGACGAGTACCTGTCCTCGGACGCGGTCATCGTGGGCTCGCATTTCAAGGCCGAAGGGCTGTGGAGCAACCCAGTGGTGGAGCAAAGGGTCCGCGACTTCATGAGGAAGATGAATGCATTGTGA
- the LOC117221054 gene encoding uncharacterized protein LOC117221054 isoform X5 has translation MVVFQPPLSDRNKTIVREPNQLIAESKFRETDMVTAEISGHSCGIYLGTTCAWQVIKRDREIKQRTCDFDRGDVTFSQMFRWQTVFRDRNGARRCSTRLRGGSLTGASDIVREMPPRGLSFVPDAGGTISWTPLYKWDTEKILRDAVGDAAIYRDCKVDGVLVENMNDVPYVKAGDVLPETTAMMTRICTEIRKALPDNLPCGVQGATRKRSRLRRLPTSSSSGRRVTSSRTSPTRASRTPAPARCCDTGARSTPTTFSSSPT, from the exons ATGGTTGTTTTTCAGCCGCCTTTATCGGACAGAAATAAAACAATCGTCCGCGAGCCGAATCAGCTGATTGCCGAGTCGAAATTCCGCGAAACGGACATGGTCACAGCTGAGATTTCCGGCCACAGTTGCGGCATTTATCTCGGAACGACGTGTGCCTGGCAAGTGATTAAACGTGACCGTGAAATAAAACAGCGGACGTGCGATTTTGATCGCGGCGATGTTACGTTTTCGCAGATGTTTCGCTGGCAGACGGTGTTCCGTGATCGGAATGGTGCACGTCGGTGCTCTACCCG ATTGCGAGGAGGCTCGTTAACCGGCGCGTCCGACATCGTTCGTGAAATGCCGCCGCGCGGCTTATCGTTTGTTCCTGATGCAGGAGGAACTATCAGTT GGACGCCGCTGTACAAATGGGACACGGAGAAGATCCTGAGGGACGCGGTCGGCGATGCCGCGATTTACAGGGACTGCAAAGTT GACGGCGTCCTGGTGGAGAACATGAACGACGTTCCGTACGTGAAGGCCGGCGACGTGCTGCCCGAGACCACGGCCATGATGACCAGAATCTGCACGGAGATAAGAAAAGCGTTGCCCGATAATCTGCCGTGCGGTGTACAG GGTGCAACAAGGAAGCGATCGCGGTTGCGAAGGCTGCCGACTTCCAGTTCGTCAGGGCGGAGGGTTACGTCTTCTCGCACGTCGCCGACGAGGGCTTCACGGACGCCTGCGCCGGCTCGTTGCTGCGATACAGGAGCCAGATCGACGCCGACGACGTTCTCGTCTTCGCCGACGTGA